The following coding sequences are from one Pseudonocardia sp. EC080619-01 window:
- a CDS encoding MFS transporter codes for MVTRTGRHRRRADGAPTGTGQRALVAVVQVLGLAVWFSASAVLPELRAEWGIGTTAGVWLTCSVQLGFAAGAVVSSVLTLADRVRPERLLAGGAAAAAGCTLLLAAVADGPLLALVLRAATGMCLALVYPVGMKIMTSWSGPERRARDLGVLVGALTVGSALPHLIGGVPALPWRAVLAGATLCGLAAAALAWCLVRPGPAHAPAPPPDPRYAVRMLRERGPRLVVLGYLGHMWELYAMWTWLGAALASGDPGPGEHLLVFVATGLGGAAGCVLGGRAADRWGRVPVIATALVASGLCCLLSPLLLGAAPVAVAVFCVLWGAAAVADSAVLTTATIEVADPRYPGTALTVQTALGFLLTVGGIATVPVLAGAVGWQASLAVLALGPVLALPAVLALRGRLQADERPTTELYRLRRATGVAADPSGFAGDVARALPGGRSDPAPMVPPRPAEPDEARPASQGRRSRSRGGAP; via the coding sequence ATGGTCACCCGTACCGGCCGGCACCGCCGCCGCGCCGATGGCGCGCCCACCGGCACCGGCCAGCGTGCGCTCGTCGCGGTCGTCCAGGTGCTCGGGCTGGCGGTGTGGTTCTCGGCGTCGGCCGTCCTGCCCGAGCTACGCGCCGAGTGGGGGATCGGGACGACGGCCGGGGTCTGGCTCACCTGCTCGGTGCAGCTCGGGTTCGCGGCGGGCGCGGTGGTGTCGTCCGTGCTGACGCTGGCGGACCGGGTCCGGCCGGAACGCCTGCTGGCCGGTGGCGCCGCGGCCGCGGCCGGCTGCACCCTGCTGCTCGCCGCCGTCGCCGACGGACCACTGCTCGCGCTGGTGCTGCGCGCCGCGACCGGGATGTGCCTGGCGCTGGTCTACCCGGTCGGCATGAAGATCATGACGTCCTGGTCGGGGCCGGAACGCCGCGCCCGCGATCTCGGTGTGCTGGTCGGCGCGCTCACGGTCGGGTCGGCGCTGCCGCACCTGATCGGCGGCGTGCCGGCGTTGCCGTGGCGTGCGGTGCTCGCCGGGGCGACGCTCTGCGGGCTCGCCGCCGCGGCGCTCGCCTGGTGCCTCGTGCGCCCCGGCCCCGCGCACGCCCCGGCGCCGCCGCCGGACCCGCGCTACGCCGTCCGGATGCTCCGCGAACGCGGGCCCCGGCTCGTGGTGCTGGGCTACCTGGGCCACATGTGGGAGCTGTACGCGATGTGGACCTGGCTGGGCGCGGCGCTCGCGTCCGGCGACCCCGGCCCCGGCGAGCACCTGCTGGTCTTCGTCGCGACCGGGCTGGGCGGCGCCGCCGGCTGCGTCCTGGGCGGCCGGGCCGCCGACCGCTGGGGCCGGGTCCCAGTGATCGCGACGGCGCTGGTCGCGAGCGGGCTCTGCTGCCTGCTGTCGCCGCTGCTCCTCGGCGCCGCACCGGTCGCGGTCGCGGTGTTCTGCGTGCTGTGGGGCGCGGCCGCCGTCGCCGACTCCGCCGTGCTGACGACGGCGACGATCGAGGTCGCCGACCCCCGCTACCCGGGCACCGCGCTCACCGTCCAGACGGCGCTCGGGTTCCTGCTGACCGTCGGCGGGATCGCGACCGTGCCGGTGCTGGCCGGGGCCGTGGGCTGGCAGGCGTCGCTGGCGGTACTCGCGCTCGGCCCGGTCCTGGCGCTACCGGCGGTGCTGGCGCTGCGGGGGCGCCTGCAGGCCGACGAACGCCCGACCACCGAGCTGTATCGGCTCCGGCGTGCGACGGGCGTGGCCGCGGACCCGTCGGGATTCGCCGGGGACGTGGCGCGGGCGCTGCCGGGTGGACGGTCGGATCCCGCGCCGATGGTTCCGCCGCGACCTGCGGAGCCGGACGAGGCGCGACCGGCGTCGCAGGGGCGCCGCAGCCGCTCCCGGGGCGGAGCGCCCTGA
- a CDS encoding MBL fold metallo-hydrolase — MDGRWLELADGVFARRHDGLDLTTGLVLGADRALVVDTRGDDVQGAELAAAVRTVTTLPLVVAITHAHFDHCFGTSAFPGVPVYAQAGCAAALAVTAAAQRAEWVRHHRDAGDDCTADALAATVPVLPDGPVCPRPGSSHPVDLGGRVVELVHPGPAHTGHDLAVHVPDARVLFAGDLLENGAPPSVGPDAYPSRWPGALALLLARDAATYVPGHGDPMSPGEAAAQHAELLAAAAAATGAGAGAAAAAGAGAADGGAADGGAAGPGR; from the coding sequence GTGGACGGACGGTGGCTCGAACTCGCCGACGGCGTGTTCGCGCGCCGGCACGACGGGCTGGACCTGACCACCGGGCTCGTCCTCGGCGCGGACCGCGCACTGGTGGTCGACACCCGCGGTGACGACGTCCAGGGCGCCGAACTCGCCGCCGCCGTCCGCACGGTGACGACGCTGCCGCTGGTCGTCGCGATCACGCACGCGCACTTCGACCACTGCTTCGGCACGTCGGCGTTCCCCGGCGTGCCGGTGTACGCCCAGGCCGGGTGCGCGGCGGCGCTCGCCGTGACCGCGGCCGCGCAGCGTGCGGAGTGGGTGCGGCACCACCGCGACGCCGGGGACGACTGCACCGCCGACGCCCTCGCCGCCACCGTTCCGGTCCTCCCGGACGGCCCGGTCTGCCCGCGCCCGGGCTCGTCGCACCCCGTGGACCTGGGCGGACGCGTGGTCGAGCTGGTCCACCCCGGACCCGCGCACACCGGTCACGACCTGGCCGTGCACGTGCCGGACGCCCGGGTGCTCTTCGCCGGGGACCTGCTGGAGAACGGCGCGCCGCCGTCGGTGGGGCCGGACGCGTACCCGTCCCGGTGGCCCGGCGCCCTGGCGCTCCTGCTGGCCCGCGACGCGGCGACCTACGTGCCCGGGCACGGGGACCCGATGAGCCCGGGCGAGGCCGCGGCCCAGCACGCGGAGCTGCTCGCGGCTGCGGCTGCGGCAACGGGAGCGGGAGCAGGAGCGGCAGCGGCGGCGGGCGCTGGGGCGGCGGACGGTGGGGCCGCGGACGGTGGGGCCGCGGGGCCGGGTCGGTGA
- a CDS encoding DUF429 domain-containing protein, with the protein MRIGGVDGVPTGWVVCVLSGTGRARRVSWSVVPDAAAVLRATAGCDAVGIDIPLALPSGGTRRRAEVEASARLGTARASLFPTPPATVLAAGSYADACAAAQRATGRKISVQAWNIVPKIREFQDVALPAPVVEAHPELSFRTLAPGTGFASKKTARGAGQRIAALSGWVDPALLLGDLPSAARLDDVLDALVCAWTAERVARGTAELLGPGTDDRGRSTAIAV; encoded by the coding sequence ATGCGGATCGGAGGGGTGGACGGGGTCCCCACGGGCTGGGTCGTGTGCGTGCTGTCCGGGACCGGGCGGGCACGCCGGGTGAGCTGGTCGGTCGTCCCGGACGCGGCGGCCGTGCTCCGGGCGACCGCCGGGTGCGACGCCGTCGGGATCGACATCCCGCTCGCGCTGCCGTCCGGCGGGACGCGGCGGCGGGCCGAGGTCGAGGCCTCCGCACGGCTCGGGACGGCGCGGGCGTCGCTCTTCCCGACCCCGCCCGCGACGGTCCTCGCCGCCGGGTCGTACGCCGACGCCTGCGCGGCCGCGCAACGCGCCACCGGACGGAAGATCAGCGTGCAGGCGTGGAACATCGTGCCGAAGATCCGCGAGTTCCAGGACGTCGCGCTGCCCGCGCCGGTCGTCGAGGCGCACCCGGAGCTGTCGTTCCGGACCCTCGCGCCCGGCACCGGTTTCGCGTCGAAGAAGACCGCACGCGGGGCCGGGCAGCGCATCGCGGCGCTGTCCGGGTGGGTCGACCCGGCGCTGCTGCTCGGCGACCTCCCGTCCGCGGCCCGGCTCGACGACGTCCTCGACGCCCTCGTCTGCGCCTGGACCGCCGAGCGGGTCGCCCGGGGGACGGCGGAACTCCTCGGGCCCGGCACCGACGACCGCGGCCGGTCGACGGCGATCGCGGTGTGA
- a CDS encoding ribose-5-phosphate isomerase — MRVYLGSDHAGFEVKGKLVEYLTEQGVEAVDVGAPTFDALDDYPAWCIETARRVVADEGSLGIVLGGSGNGEQIAANKVKGIRAALAWNEDTAKLAREHNDAQVIGVGARQHPFPEVVAIVDAFLATPFSGDERHQRRIDQMLGYEETGEIDLPG; from the coding sequence GTGCGCGTCTACCTGGGCAGTGACCACGCCGGTTTCGAGGTCAAGGGCAAGCTCGTCGAGTACCTGACCGAGCAGGGTGTCGAGGCGGTCGACGTCGGGGCCCCGACGTTCGACGCCCTCGACGACTACCCCGCCTGGTGCATCGAGACGGCCCGCCGGGTCGTCGCCGACGAGGGCTCCCTCGGCATCGTGCTCGGTGGTTCCGGCAACGGCGAGCAGATCGCCGCCAACAAGGTGAAGGGCATCCGGGCCGCGCTGGCCTGGAACGAGGACACCGCGAAGCTCGCCCGCGAGCACAACGACGCCCAGGTCATCGGCGTCGGTGCCCGCCAGCACCCGTTCCCCGAGGTCGTCGCGATCGTCGACGCCTTCCTCGCGACCCCGTTCTCCGGCGACGAGCGCCACCAGCGCCGGATCGACCAGATGCTCGGCTACGAGGAGACCGGCGAGATCGACCTGCCCGGCTGA
- a CDS encoding Fpg/Nei family DNA glycosylase, whose amino-acid sequence MPEGHTLHRLAKRHRLLFVRRPVRVSSPQGRFEGSAALLDGQVMTGAEAHGKHLFHRYGRDRVVHVHLGLYGTFTESELPAPEPVGQLRMRLVGESHYADLRGPTACELITSAEARAVRARLGADPLRRDADPDRVWERVSRSRSPLATLLMDQAVLAGVGNVYRAELLFRHGLDPQLPGRGLDRATWDAMWPDLVALMRDGVRVGRIDTVRPEHDPRRRGEPGRKDRHGGEVYVYRRAGLPCLVCGTEVRHSEHAARNLFWCPTCQPDHR is encoded by the coding sequence ATGCCCGAGGGGCACACGCTGCACCGGCTGGCGAAGCGGCACCGGTTGCTGTTCGTCCGCAGGCCGGTGCGGGTCTCCAGCCCGCAGGGGCGGTTCGAGGGCTCCGCCGCGCTGCTCGACGGGCAGGTGATGACCGGCGCCGAGGCGCACGGCAAGCACCTGTTCCACCGCTACGGGCGGGACCGGGTCGTGCACGTCCACCTCGGGCTGTACGGGACGTTCACCGAGTCCGAGCTGCCCGCGCCGGAGCCGGTCGGGCAGCTGCGGATGCGGCTCGTCGGCGAGTCGCATTACGCCGACCTGCGCGGCCCGACCGCGTGCGAGCTGATCACCTCGGCGGAGGCGCGGGCGGTGCGGGCCCGCCTGGGCGCCGATCCGCTGCGCCGGGACGCCGACCCGGACCGGGTCTGGGAGCGGGTCTCCCGGTCGCGCAGCCCGCTGGCGACGCTGCTGATGGACCAGGCCGTCCTCGCGGGCGTCGGGAACGTCTACCGGGCCGAGCTGCTGTTCCGGCACGGGCTCGACCCGCAGTTGCCCGGCCGGGGGCTGGACCGCGCGACCTGGGACGCCATGTGGCCCGATCTCGTCGCCCTGATGCGTGACGGCGTGCGGGTGGGCCGGATCGACACGGTGCGCCCCGAGCACGATCCGCGGCGCCGGGGCGAACCCGGCCGCAAGGACCGGCACGGCGGCGAGGTGTACGTCTACCGCCGGGCCGGCCTGCCCTGCCTGGTGTGCGGCACGGAGGTCCGGCACTCCGAGCACGCGGCGCGGAACCTGTTCTGGTGTCCCACGTGCCAGCCGGATCACCGTTAG
- a CDS encoding HAD-IIA family hydrolase — protein MDGVLVREGSIVPGADALLSRLREKDIPFLVLTNNSIHTARDLRYRLQATGLDVPEESIWTSALATAAFLHEQRPRGSAYVIGEAGLTTALHDVGYVITDRNPDYVVLGETRTYSFSSIATAMRLVEKGSRFVATNPDATGPSPEGILPATGSVAAMISKATGVEPYFVGKPNPLMMRAALNRLGAHSESTVMIGDRMDTDILAGLEAGMRTVLVLSGITKESEIDRFPFRPNRVVPSVADLVDDV, from the coding sequence ATGGACGGCGTCCTCGTCCGCGAGGGCAGCATCGTCCCCGGGGCCGACGCGTTGCTGTCCCGGTTGCGGGAGAAGGACATCCCGTTCCTCGTCCTGACGAACAACAGCATCCACACGGCCCGGGACCTGCGGTACCGGTTGCAGGCCACCGGCCTGGACGTGCCGGAGGAGTCGATCTGGACCTCGGCGCTGGCGACCGCGGCGTTCCTCCACGAGCAGCGCCCGCGCGGCAGCGCCTACGTCATCGGTGAGGCCGGGCTGACGACCGCACTGCACGACGTCGGCTACGTCATCACCGACCGCAACCCCGACTACGTCGTGCTCGGGGAGACCCGCACGTACAGCTTCTCCTCGATCGCCACCGCGATGCGCCTGGTCGAGAAGGGCTCGCGGTTCGTCGCCACCAACCCGGACGCGACCGGGCCGTCGCCGGAGGGCATCCTGCCCGCCACCGGTTCGGTCGCCGCCATGATCTCGAAGGCGACCGGCGTGGAGCCGTACTTCGTCGGCAAACCGAACCCGCTGATGATGCGGGCCGCGCTCAACCGGCTCGGCGCGCACTCGGAGTCCACGGTCATGATCGGCGACCGGATGGACACCGACATCCTCGCCGGGCTGGAGGCCGGGATGCGCACGGTCCTGGTGCTCTCCGGCATCACCAAGGAGTCCGAGATCGACCGGTTCCCGTTCCGGCCGAACCGGGTCGTGCCCTCGGTCGCGGATCTCGTCGACGACGTGTAG